TATATCTTCAAGATGGTCCAATCGTGGTAAGTTCAAGCTTGGGATAGGTCTAGTAGAACTCTAGATTGACCTGAGCATattttcatcacaagagtgactgTCAGTTTGACATCATATTTGTTACAACTCAAGCATCAGACCATATAAGCTATTCACCCAAAATGGACTACTCATAAAATGAGCATTGGGTATAACTCGTATAAGAATTAAAATTTAGCCCACACTCAATCCAAATCAGGATATTACAAAATTTATCTGGATGTACGTTCCATAAAAGCTAAATATTACATGCTAAATTATTAGTGGCCTGAAAATTATTTAAAACTATATAAAATTCAATTTTGATGTGTCCATCTCCTTATGTTGGTGTATTTAGAAAAAAATGAGACAATGTGCTATTTATATCCACTTTATATGTTcacttctcttttttctcttttctatttTTCATTCTTGCTTCAAAGCTCATCCTTTGTTTCATTTTCTTAATCAAATCTATGAGCTAGTATGCGGTCTACAATCCAAAAAGAGAATTATAATATCAATTATGTTAAAGGGCTTTGGATCCTAACAAATTAGAATACTAAAATTACTTCTCATATAGTATACTATCGAATATACGAAATAAGACAACCAACATCCTTTTTTTCAAAATAACAATCTTAATGATGGAAGATATATCATGCTTGCCAAGTACATGGCCCTTACTCAAAAATGTTTGTAGACAAGAAAACAAATGCTAAGAGGGCATTGCAGTTAATGCAACCGTGCATGAAAACTTACACTGTGCAACTGTAGACTATTAGCTGCATAAGCCAGTAGAATCGTAGCACCACCAAAAACTATTGATGTAGCAACAGCAAATGCTTTTCCAACTACATAGGATACACATCAAACTGGTAAATTTTCATATGCAATATTTgtaaaagaataaatttagaaCAAATTTCTACCACTGCCAATAGGAAAGTACTAAAAACCTAAAGACAAGAGTGATACTGTGATAGTATGTTACGTTGTctactcaaaagaaaaaaattgaatgTCAAATTACTTTCTTTTTACCAAACTCATAAGCATGCCTCATATAAATGTTATTCCTAACACTATCCTATTTGTCTGTTACGGTGGACATCATTAAGTTTAgatcattagtggttactccaCAAGTTCATGCTAAGGTTTATAATCTTGATTTGGTACTGATACCGGACATCAATCTAAAAGAAACGATAATAGTATCAGAATTTGGTGAGTGTAAGGTATGGTCCAGTATCATCCAGAATAACAAATACCAATTTCGGAACCTTAAAACCCTACTAatcctattttttatttttgtcttgctgataaatcaaaaaatatttttaagaactATTATGTAAGAAATATGATGTAAGAAATATATatgtaataaatttaaaaataaatgaagctTGCATATGACATTGTACATGTATTATGTATCATCACAAATATACGTCAAAACGTGTATACAAGTCATACCCTATTTTAGTGAAGTGCCCACTACCACTAAGACAAATGTTGTGTTACCTAGTAGGTGGGTCTAGGTCCACAATCTCGCATGAATGGAGAACAATCTTGACAAACCCACAAATGATACTGCTCCCATGACATTTGATATTGATATTGATAGACTATGCTGTAACTGAATCAAACTAGCAATAGTCATGGCAAATTGGTCATTAAATTTACTTCTGTTACCAGCCACTATGTCAATTAAGCTTACTACTGCTTCAACTGTACGAGAAATGCAAGTCAGGGACCAAAGGATGCAAGATCTGAGCATTCATATATATCCAGTCCAAATTCAAGTAGATATAATAAGTGCAAATATCTGATTTAATATTCCACACTGATCAGGCTGAATACATGCAAGTTTGACCTAGATTCAAGTAGACCTATGCTAGAAATGTATAGATCTAGCCTCAATTAAATAAGAATACAAGCTTACGACTATGGAATGCAAGCTTGTAGCATGACAAGTTGACAGCTGCTCGGGAGAGAGCTACAATCTGAACCTCAATAAGCTTCAAATAGCATGAAAACAAGCGTGCAAGCTTCACATAGCTTTATGTGAACCAAAATAAGCACAAGAACCACAACTTCATTGTGCAAGCAGTTAATCAATTTATCTGTCATTTTCCTTGTATTGTTGTAACTAGTGAAGTCTGTGGTAGCCTGTCAGTCTTATTTTTCCTGTAGTTTGGGCCCCACAGCTTTATAAATAGTACATGAGCTGTTCTATCTATTGATAGTTGCACAAGGTGACAACCGagcaacaacaacagcaaagACCCCATGCCATGGAAGGATCATGGAAGGATTTCCCTTGAGAGCACATGGCAACGAGACATCAGCTATCTGAGCCCCTTGGAACCCCATCGGGTGGCACCTAAGGGGATGTGTTCCCCGGGTAATATTAAGGTGGCCAAACATTTTAGTCGGTACATAGTTGTAGAGCTTTGAATGCTAGTTGACTGTTGGGCCTTGTCCAACTCCCCACGACCCCTTGTGTGCTGTCATTTGAAACTTGTGTGTGACTCTTTTGTGCCAACAAAGTTCTTAAGTGCTTCATTGCTTGTTCAATCTGATTCGAAATGCCTTTGCAAAGCAACAGTGGCCTGATAATTGCTTAACCACTAATTGTTTTATATCTTGCAAGTCTGCTAGCCCTGCAAGAGGTTGCAACTTAGCTAACCTTTTGCGAGTAGGTTTCACTAAGGTTCCACACTACTAAGGCAATTACAACCAACTCTGTGACATAATGCCCTTTTAGTGATGGCACCTCCAGATAGCCATCGACACTCTAACAATCAACAGATATAAttgttgatgggttatttgaggtTATTTAAGATACATGGAATTtccaataaataccccaccagCTAGGTGAATTGTGGTAGTGGTTTAAAAGAGAAGCCAGTAAATTTGTGTTTAAAAGCCTTCTTTCTAACAAATTCTTAAGTTCTTCAAGGTTTTTAATCTTTTGATTGATTTAACTAGCTCTTCGTCTCTCATTGAATCTTGTGAGATTGTTCTTACAGGAGAAAAAGAGATAAGAGAGTGCAAAACTTTGTTAAGAAGTCGTGAGACAAATTTGAATTGTAAAGGTTCATTCCCAattcatgaaaaggagaaagctcgAAAGGGTAGCCGATCTTTGGTTGCCAATATAGAGATTTAGTGGACATCGGTCGTGgacagaaccactataaaaaatGTTGTACCTTACCCTTTCTTTGTTGTTCTTCTCTTTAAATTGTTTTCAAGTCTTGGAAATTGACAGACTCTCAAAAGCTTCATTGCTCTaatttaactctctctctctctctctctctctctcttagtgcaTTTAATAAGATCTTATTATCATATAGAGAATCCTTCCTGAACCACGGCCTATAGATACCCTTTTGCGCATATGGATGTCTAGGTAGCCCAAGTTAACAAGAATAAAGTATAATATTATCAGAATATCCTTCTTAATATACGCTCATAACCAAAACGAAAAATACTCAGGAAATTGAAAAACACATTTGGCCATGGCTATCAAGAACATAAAACTAATGGAATATGAACTCGACTCAACCTAACCAAACTAGATCAATGTCATTACTGAATCAAGCATATTCCATAAGTTCTATAAATAAAAGCAGAAATCTTCATCAAATGATTTTACAATTTTTCTCaatattataaatctaaaaaacaaAACACAGTAAAATTAGTATCTCCTAGAATGTCATATGTGAAAGGGATGAGGAAATTACTCTGTGAGTAACCCACTAATGCAGCCTTTATCTTCTTTGAGTCAGCAGGTGAATATCTATCATGCCTCAAGTCGTTTGCGGTAGATGCTGAAATGTTTAGTTGCTCAAGTGGCACTTGCCATCTGTATTAACAATAATCAACAGCAGACATGAGCTAAACCCTGCGTTCACAAAGCTATCATCTCAGCTAACAGCTATAATATAAAACTAGAACAGAACCACTTCCGGTCGTATCATCTTGTGGCAGAAATAACTTTGAGACATATGGCACAAACAAGTGGTAATATCATCTCGAGGTTATCAAGATGTGGCGCAGATGTAAATGGTCGATCACCAATTAATTGACAAAATTATCCAAGAAAACCTAAAAAAGTATGCAATGTCGACTCTACAAAATTAAGCACAGATGTAAATAGAATCAAGAAGTGCAATTGTTCTAAAAGAGGAGAGAGCATACCTTTTAGGTCCGAAGGTGGCCTGCGGCAAAGAAATGTAAGACCGGAGGGGATTGTGAGGATCCGATGGAACAGGGGCGGAAGAGGAGGACGAGCTATGGACGAGCCATCTGGAGGAGAACGAGAGGGAGGATGGTTCTGGTACCGCCGCTCCCTTGATGGGGAGGGAGTGACGGAGGATCTCCGGGAGAACGTCGGCGGTCCCGACGGCGTCATCCGTCAAGGCCTTAACGCCATCGGCGGAAGctgagggcggcggcggcggcggaagctTCTGGGCGAGACGCCCGACGGCGTTCTTCGACTCGTGGAGGAAATAAGCCCCCTCGGTGGCGGCCAAACGCCCGGCCAAAAAACTCATCGCGCTGCTGCAGCGCCTCTCCAACAAACCAGACTCATATCGTTAGTTTTCCGCGGTTGAAATTTCCAGCAGTCTTGGGAAACAAGTTTCTTTTTCTATAATAattaaatgataatttattattttctgtAGTGAGTCGAAGACAATTTCGTACACCTCTCAAGAAGCTGGACAACGTTCCATGTTTACTGGAAACCTTTGCTGTGGGTaatctttaaaatatatatataatataaatttattatttatagttccttaattatcaatcttttttttttttcataattcctTATGTCGGAATCATTGTCGCATCGTCCGAACTTAGTGCTACTCATCGCTCGATGCTCCCTCGATATCGTTTGTTGTCCCTCTACTCTACGATTCGATGCTATTTCGACGTTACTccgagagaagagaagagaagaaaaaaaaatatttacatccatttatagaggaggtttcggAATATTAAAAAGTTTTTGAATAGAATTCTTGAGTcaagtttcaaaagaaaaaaatatttagatttttccCGAGAATCATATCTATCGTTTCTAGAATTCTCAAATAACACATCTTTCTTTTGTGTAATATTTATTTCCTCTCTTTTTCTATGGACCAATCTAGTTTTTTAGTGTTTTTAGATGGTGTGTTATGATGTTTTCAACAATAcccaaaaaatactataacatatagtataaaaatattataacataatattctttttgtataaattatataaaaatattatgtttacaaTGTTTTTACACtacattatagtatttttcaataataatagaaaataatGCAATACAAAATattgtaatataatatttttgttttcagTAATTCTA
This genomic stretch from Musa acuminata AAA Group cultivar baxijiao chromosome BXJ3-9, Cavendish_Baxijiao_AAA, whole genome shotgun sequence harbors:
- the LOC135650115 gene encoding uncharacterized protein LOC135650115 — translated: MSFLAGRLAATEGAYFLHESKNAVGRLAQKLPPPPPPSASADGVKALTDDAVGTADVLPEILRHSLPIKGAAVPEPSSLSFSSRWLVHSSSSSSAPVPSDPHNPLRSYISLPQATFGPKRWQVPLEQLNISASTANDLRHDRYSPADSKKIKAALVGYSQIGKAFAVATSIVFGGATILLAYAANSLQLHSIDDIKTKGRDLIQPGADMVKEQMGPLRIWAEKMSRKWHREVDGEAKEKTIIKELARTLGSRTSN